A region from the Paraburkholderia youngii genome encodes:
- the malQ gene encoding 4-alpha-glucanotransferase: protein MTTRRPNDRLAALATRAGFEVEWQDAHHNTQHVPEKTLGTLLERMGLPCGNATDIRHSAAALEAELSGRRLPPLMTAVIGRGIALPAAAVKSGSHYRIELESGAIIDGRFTAPKGEEALLTPIDEAGYHTLVINDQRMTLAVAPPRCYTVADAWRTLHGGDGDGDVSPPMPPLWGIAAQLYGLRRVGDGGIGDYTALAQLARHGAQRGAHALAVSPTHAMFSAQPERFSPYAPSSRLWLNVTHIDPAAVFGANACASALAQAGNASSKYEDLPLIDWPHATALKLTILRALYEQFNANERPQHSPRALEFHGFCERAGRALEDHARFEALQAAQLAQGGDGHWRNWPDALRDPRSPEVDAFAAAHRNEVDFHLFLQWLASRGLLHAQHTAREAGMAVGLIADLAVGCDSAGSHAWSYPDDMLQGVSVGAPPDLFNQAGQSWGLTTFSPRAMRTQGFAAFIDMLRAAFAHAGGIRIDHILGLRRLWLVPEGESARNGAYLRYPLEDLLRLIALESWRHRAIVIGEDLGTVPSGFRERLDEHGIEGIRVLWFEGAPDGHGFKAPADWDRYAVGTTTTHDLPTVAGWWRGSDIMWRNRIGQTMARADGRDPEDAALEERAQQRADLWRAFQRAGVAAPGVAPPDADNPPVDEALAFVAATPGPLVTFPLEDLLALAEQPNLPGSIDEHPNWRRRMALPIDAMFDDPVFTDRLLAVDGARRAAAPSPNTSAEPDTP from the coding sequence GTGACGACCCGACGCCCCAACGACCGGCTCGCCGCGCTCGCCACCCGCGCAGGCTTCGAGGTGGAGTGGCAGGACGCGCACCACAACACGCAGCACGTGCCTGAAAAAACACTCGGCACGCTGCTCGAACGCATGGGTCTGCCGTGCGGCAACGCTACCGATATCCGCCACAGCGCCGCTGCTCTGGAGGCCGAACTATCGGGCCGCAGGCTGCCGCCGCTGATGACCGCGGTGATCGGGCGTGGCATCGCGCTGCCGGCGGCCGCGGTCAAGTCGGGCAGCCATTACCGGATCGAGCTGGAGAGCGGCGCGATCATCGACGGCCGCTTCACCGCGCCGAAAGGCGAGGAAGCGTTGCTCACGCCGATCGACGAAGCCGGCTATCACACGCTCGTGATCAACGACCAGCGCATGACGCTCGCGGTCGCGCCGCCGCGCTGCTACACCGTCGCCGACGCATGGCGCACGCTACACGGCGGCGATGGCGACGGCGACGTCTCGCCGCCCATGCCGCCACTATGGGGCATCGCCGCGCAGCTGTATGGCTTGCGTCGCGTCGGCGATGGCGGCATCGGCGATTACACGGCGCTCGCGCAGCTTGCACGGCACGGCGCGCAGCGCGGCGCGCACGCGCTCGCCGTCAGTCCGACCCACGCGATGTTCAGCGCACAGCCCGAGCGCTTCAGCCCATACGCACCGTCGTCGCGTTTGTGGCTCAACGTCACACATATCGATCCGGCTGCGGTGTTCGGCGCCAACGCGTGCGCATCGGCATTGGCGCAGGCCGGCAACGCATCGTCGAAATACGAAGACCTGCCGCTGATCGACTGGCCGCACGCGACAGCGTTGAAACTCACGATATTGCGCGCGCTGTACGAGCAGTTCAACGCGAACGAGCGCCCGCAGCACTCGCCGCGCGCACTCGAATTTCACGGCTTCTGCGAACGCGCGGGGCGCGCGCTCGAAGATCACGCGCGCTTCGAAGCGCTGCAAGCCGCGCAACTCGCGCAAGGCGGCGACGGCCATTGGCGCAATTGGCCCGACGCGTTGCGCGACCCGCGCAGCCCCGAAGTCGACGCGTTCGCCGCCGCGCATCGCAACGAGGTCGATTTTCATCTGTTCCTGCAGTGGCTGGCCTCGCGCGGCCTATTGCACGCGCAGCACACCGCGCGCGAAGCCGGCATGGCGGTCGGCCTGATCGCCGATCTCGCGGTGGGTTGCGACAGCGCCGGCAGTCATGCATGGTCCTACCCCGACGACATGCTGCAGGGCGTGTCGGTCGGCGCGCCACCCGATCTGTTCAACCAGGCCGGCCAGTCGTGGGGACTCACCACCTTTTCGCCGCGCGCGATGCGCACGCAAGGCTTCGCCGCGTTCATCGACATGCTGCGCGCGGCGTTCGCGCATGCCGGCGGCATCCGCATCGACCACATTCTCGGCTTGCGGCGTCTGTGGCTCGTGCCCGAAGGCGAAAGCGCGCGCAACGGCGCGTATCTGCGCTATCCGCTCGAAGACCTGCTGCGGCTGATCGCGCTCGAATCGTGGCGGCATCGCGCGATCGTGATCGGCGAGGATCTCGGCACCGTGCCGTCCGGTTTTCGCGAGCGGCTCGACGAGCACGGCATCGAAGGGATTCGCGTGCTGTGGTTCGAAGGCGCGCCCGACGGCCACGGCTTCAAGGCGCCGGCCGATTGGGACCGCTATGCGGTCGGCACGACGACCACGCACGATCTGCCGACAGTCGCCGGCTGGTGGCGCGGCAGCGACATCATGTGGCGCAACCGCATCGGCCAGACGATGGCGCGCGCCGACGGCCGCGACCCCGAAGACGCCGCGCTCGAAGAGCGCGCGCAGCAGCGCGCCGACTTGTGGCGCGCGTTCCAGCGAGCGGGCGTGGCCGCACCCGGCGTCGCGCCGCCCGACGCCGACAACCCGCCGGTCGACGAAGCGCTCGCATTCGTCGCCGCGACGCCCGGGCCGCTCGTCACGTTCCCGCTCGAAGACCTGCTCGCGCTTGCCGAGCAGCCGAATCTGCCGGGCTCGATCGACGAACATCCGAACTGGCGCCGCCGCATGGCGCTGCCCATCGACGCGATGTTCGACGACCCCGTCTTCACCGACCGCCTGCTGGCCGTCGACGGCGCTCGCCGCGCCGCCGCGCCTTCACCGAACACTTCCGCGGAGCCCGACACGCCATGA
- the treZ gene encoding malto-oligosyltrehalose trehalohydrolase, protein MSDSPIDPHTHHHAHCLPFSAQLIGASGTRPRTRFRFWAPSCNSVQVVIESGHAQGTHDMAPTGNGWFEATVESGAGTLYRFQLDGKQTVPDPASRFQPRDVHGPSEVIDPRAYHWEHTEWHGRPWEETVLYELHVGAMGGYAGVQKRLPEFAALGVTAIELMPLNDFPGGHNWGYDGVLPYAPDSAYGRPEELKALIDAAHGVGLMVFLDVVYNHFGPDGNYLHTYAEPFFRAGVNTPWGPAIDFERSEVSDFFTDNAVYWINEYRFDGLRFDAVHAIDNPAWLRELSDHIRARVQHGRHVHLVLENEHNNASLLDAHFDAQWNDDAHNTLHVLLTGETEGYYHAYASEPIRRLARVLSEGFAYQGEPSPLHDGAPRGEASAHLPPTSFVMFLQNHDQIGNRAFGERLRKLTSDDALRAATALLLLSPQIPLLFMDEEYGSTQPFLFFTDYTGALADAVREGRRREFARFAAFSDEKSRAQIPDPNDAQTFAASSPPAPDAKPTPDRLDWMHYYKSALAVRAKLITPRLKHTKACGATVLRDAGGGDANALVARWKLGDGETLSIALNLSQQNVAFDDIPAGKIVFETPPRAREQADARVLPADACIAWLTGDINEFASRHDARIASHEEQRA, encoded by the coding sequence ATGTCCGATAGTCCGATTGATCCTCACACGCATCATCACGCGCACTGCCTGCCGTTCAGCGCGCAGTTGATCGGCGCGAGCGGCACGCGACCGCGCACGCGGTTCCGTTTTTGGGCACCGTCGTGCAACAGCGTGCAGGTGGTCATCGAAAGCGGGCACGCGCAAGGCACGCACGACATGGCGCCGACCGGCAACGGCTGGTTCGAGGCCACCGTGGAGAGCGGCGCGGGCACGCTGTATCGGTTCCAGCTCGACGGCAAGCAGACAGTGCCCGATCCGGCCTCGCGATTCCAGCCGCGGGACGTGCATGGCCCGAGCGAGGTCATCGATCCGCGCGCGTACCACTGGGAACACACCGAGTGGCACGGCCGGCCCTGGGAAGAAACGGTACTGTACGAATTGCACGTCGGTGCAATGGGCGGCTATGCGGGCGTGCAAAAACGCCTGCCCGAGTTCGCCGCGCTCGGCGTCACCGCAATCGAACTGATGCCGTTGAACGACTTTCCCGGCGGTCACAACTGGGGTTACGACGGCGTGCTGCCGTACGCGCCCGACTCCGCCTACGGCCGTCCCGAAGAACTGAAGGCACTGATCGACGCCGCGCATGGTGTCGGCCTGATGGTGTTTCTCGATGTCGTCTACAACCACTTCGGACCGGACGGCAACTATCTGCATACTTACGCGGAGCCGTTTTTCCGCGCGGGCGTGAACACGCCATGGGGCCCCGCGATCGACTTCGAGCGCAGCGAAGTCAGTGACTTCTTCACCGACAACGCGGTCTACTGGATCAACGAGTACCGCTTCGACGGACTGCGCTTCGACGCGGTGCATGCGATCGACAACCCCGCATGGCTGCGCGAGCTGTCGGACCATATCCGCGCGCGCGTGCAGCATGGCCGCCACGTGCATCTGGTGCTCGAAAACGAGCACAACAACGCGAGCCTGCTCGACGCGCATTTCGACGCGCAATGGAACGACGACGCGCACAACACGCTGCACGTGCTGCTGACCGGCGAAACCGAAGGCTATTACCACGCGTATGCGAGCGAACCGATTCGCCGGCTCGCGCGCGTGCTGTCCGAAGGCTTCGCGTATCAGGGCGAGCCGTCGCCGCTGCACGATGGTGCACCGCGTGGCGAAGCGAGTGCGCATCTGCCGCCCACGTCGTTCGTGATGTTTTTGCAGAACCACGATCAGATCGGCAACCGTGCGTTCGGCGAACGTCTGCGCAAGCTGACTTCGGACGACGCGCTGCGCGCCGCGACCGCGTTGCTGTTGCTGTCGCCGCAGATTCCGCTGCTGTTCATGGACGAAGAATACGGCTCGACGCAACCGTTCCTGTTTTTCACCGATTACACCGGCGCTCTCGCCGATGCCGTGCGCGAAGGGCGACGCCGTGAATTCGCGCGCTTCGCCGCGTTCAGCGACGAGAAAAGCCGCGCGCAGATTCCAGATCCGAACGATGCCCAGACCTTCGCCGCGTCGTCGCCACCCGCGCCCGATGCGAAGCCGACACCGGATCGGCTCGACTGGATGCACTACTACAAGTCCGCGCTCGCCGTGCGCGCGAAGCTGATCACGCCGCGCCTGAAACATACGAAGGCGTGCGGCGCGACCGTGCTGCGCGACGCAGGTGGCGGCGACGCGAACGCGCTGGTCGCGCGTTGGAAACTCGGTGATGGCGAGACGCTGTCGATCGCGCTGAATCTGTCGCAACAGAACGTCGCATTCGACGACATCCCCGCCGGCAAGATTGTTTTCGAAACGCCGCCACGCGCGCGCGAGCAGGCCGACGCGCGGGTATTGCCCGCTGATGCGTGCATCGCATGGCTGACCGGCGACATCAACGAATTCGCGAGCCGCCATGATGCGCGCATCGCGTCGCACGAGGAGCAGCGCGCGTGA
- the glgX gene encoding glycogen debranching protein GlgX, which yields MSHALPDRLLPGSPYPLGASWDGLGVNFAVFSANAQKIELCLFDSTGRKEIRRFAMPECTDEIWHGYLPNAHPGTAYGFRAHGPYQPHFGHRFNPHKLLLDPYARKLVGQFRWSDALFGYRVHSNRADLSIDRRDSAPAMPKCVVVDEAFDSSHDRRPDVPWGETVIYETHLRGASMLRSDLRQHERGTFAALAAPEFIEHLLKLGVTAVELLPVHAFLNDRFLVERGLRNYWGYNTAAFFAPEPTYLSTHRLDEMRIAVRQLHAAGIEVILDVVYNHTCESNEMGPTISWRGLDNASYYRLIPGDERHHINDTGCGNTVNLPHPRVMQMVMDSLRYWSTAFNIDGFRFDLGVTLGRESHGFDPGSGLFDALRQDPVLSQRKLISEPWDIGPGGYQLGNHPPGFSEWNDRFRDTVRRFWRGDAGLRPDLAARLTGSADLFNRRHRKPWASLNFVTSHDGFTLADVTAYEQKHNEANQEDNNDGHNENCSRNWGVEGATDDPAILATRRRVSRSLIATLMIALGTPMVLAGDEALRTQRGNNNAYCQDNDLSWIDWDLADSPEGRRMTEFVARVIGLRKRHPLLRETRFLFGDREVLPGLFDVGWFDEHGDPLTIEAWQDPEGRAFTLRRAGPGLNGETEVLLLMLNAHDEPLQFSPPAPHLEWHVLLDTADPDRAPQRLATAELEVGAHGLVILAAQPTGEADWQAGWVAGAQHGPRLLTALPPDPGAQTPNDDGSQ from the coding sequence ATGTCGCATGCGTTGCCCGACCGGTTGCTGCCCGGCTCACCGTATCCGCTCGGCGCCAGCTGGGACGGGCTGGGTGTCAACTTCGCGGTGTTCTCGGCCAATGCGCAAAAAATCGAGCTGTGCCTGTTCGATTCCACTGGACGCAAGGAGATCCGCCGCTTCGCCATGCCCGAATGCACCGACGAGATCTGGCACGGCTATCTGCCGAACGCGCATCCTGGCACCGCGTACGGCTTTCGCGCGCACGGGCCGTATCAGCCGCATTTCGGGCATCGCTTCAATCCGCACAAGCTGCTGCTCGACCCGTATGCGCGCAAGCTCGTCGGGCAGTTTCGCTGGTCCGACGCGCTGTTCGGCTATCGCGTGCATTCGAATCGCGCGGACCTTTCGATCGACCGGCGCGATTCCGCGCCCGCGATGCCCAAGTGCGTCGTCGTCGACGAGGCGTTCGACTCGTCGCACGACAGGCGTCCCGACGTGCCGTGGGGCGAAACCGTGATCTACGAAACGCACTTGCGCGGCGCGTCGATGCTGCGCTCCGATCTGCGCCAGCATGAGCGCGGCACGTTCGCGGCGCTCGCCGCGCCGGAGTTCATCGAGCATCTGCTGAAGCTCGGCGTGACCGCGGTCGAGCTGCTGCCCGTGCACGCGTTCCTGAACGACCGCTTCCTCGTGGAGCGCGGCCTGCGCAACTACTGGGGCTACAACACCGCCGCGTTCTTCGCGCCGGAACCGACCTACCTGAGCACGCACCGGCTCGACGAAATGCGCATCGCCGTGCGGCAACTGCACGCGGCCGGCATCGAGGTGATTCTCGACGTGGTCTACAACCACACCTGCGAAAGCAACGAGATGGGCCCGACCATCTCATGGCGCGGCCTCGACAACGCCAGCTACTACCGGCTGATTCCCGGCGACGAGCGTCACCATATCAACGACACCGGCTGCGGCAACACGGTCAATCTGCCGCATCCGCGCGTGATGCAGATGGTGATGGATTCGCTGCGCTACTGGTCGACCGCGTTCAACATCGACGGCTTCCGTTTCGATCTCGGCGTGACGCTTGGGCGCGAAAGCCACGGCTTCGATCCGGGTTCGGGCCTGTTCGACGCGTTGCGCCAGGACCCGGTGCTGTCGCAACGCAAGCTGATTTCCGAGCCCTGGGATATCGGTCCTGGCGGCTATCAGCTAGGCAATCATCCACCCGGCTTCAGCGAATGGAACGACCGTTTCCGTGACACCGTGCGACGGTTCTGGCGCGGCGACGCCGGCCTGCGGCCCGACCTCGCCGCGCGCCTGACCGGTTCGGCCGATCTGTTCAACCGGCGGCATCGCAAGCCTTGGGCGTCGCTCAACTTCGTCACGTCGCACGACGGCTTCACGTTGGCCGATGTCACCGCGTACGAGCAGAAGCACAACGAAGCCAACCAGGAAGACAACAACGACGGCCACAACGAGAATTGCAGCCGCAACTGGGGAGTCGAAGGCGCGACCGACGACCCCGCGATTCTCGCCACGCGCCGCCGCGTGTCACGCTCGCTGATCGCGACACTGATGATCGCGCTCGGCACGCCGATGGTGCTCGCCGGCGACGAAGCGCTGCGCACCCAGCGCGGCAACAACAATGCTTACTGTCAGGATAACGACCTATCCTGGATCGACTGGGACCTTGCGGATTCGCCGGAAGGCCGGCGCATGACCGAGTTCGTCGCGCGCGTGATCGGCCTGCGCAAGCGCCACCCGCTGTTGCGTGAAACGCGCTTTCTGTTCGGCGACCGTGAGGTGCTGCCCGGCCTGTTCGACGTCGGCTGGTTCGACGAACACGGCGATCCGCTGACGATCGAAGCGTGGCAGGACCCGGAGGGCCGCGCGTTCACATTGCGTCGCGCGGGACCGGGCCTGAATGGCGAAACCGAAGTATTGTTATTGATGCTCAACGCTCACGACGAACCGCTGCAGTTCTCGCCTCCCGCGCCGCACCTGGAATGGCATGTGCTGCTGGACACCGCCGATCCGGACCGCGCGCCGCAGCGGCTAGCGACGGCAGAACTCGAGGTCGGCGCACACGGCCTCGTGATACTCGCCGCGCAGCCGACCGGCGAAGCGGATTGGCAAGCCGGCTGGGTGGCTGGCGCGCAGCACGGGCCGCGGTTGTTGACCGCGCTGCCGCCCGACCCCGGCGCGCAGACACCAAACGACGATGGCTCGCAATGA
- the glgB gene encoding 1,4-alpha-glucan branching protein GlgB, with protein sequence MSEHDPAAGLQPVDIDALVEARHPDPFSQLGLHQTDAGPIVRALLPNAAHVTVISRADGATLGELEQLRPGLFAGRITSAMPYRLRIDWHGVVQEVEDTYSFGPVLGDEPLQRLAHGDPYAVLECLGARPVDIDGVPGVRFAVWAPNARRVSVVGDFNAWDGRRHPMRLRHQAGVWELFVPRVGAGTRYKYELLSRDGHPLPLKADPCAMQTEKPPGTASIVAHVDEIEQFPWTDHEWIQSRAGKQTARTPIAIYEVHAESWLRIAEEGQRGLVWEELAERLIPYAKSMGFTHIEFLPIAEHPFGGSWGYQPLGQFAPSARFGKPEQFARFVDRAHEAGLGVILDWVPAHFPNDAHGLIDFDGTPLYEHADPREGYHQDWNTMIYNLGRNEVSAFLIASGLAWLQRYHVDGLRVDAVASMLYRDYSRAAGEWVPNIYGGRENLESIAFLKRLNHEVRYVPGAPGAITVAEESTAWPGVTARVADGGLGFDFKWNMGWMHDTLHYMHEDPVYRQYHHHNMTFGMVYAYSERFVLPLSHDEVVHGKGSLLGKMPGDRWQRFANLRAYFGFMWTHPGKKLMFMGGEFGQMAEFDHDGSPHWHLLDDPAHHGVQLLVRDLNHLYRNEPGLHLLDSEPGGFEWLIGDDSANSVFAYRRTDGAGQEFVVVCNMTPVPRLGYRLGMPRGGRWVEVLNTDAGVYGGSNIGNGGLIHSDQLSSHGRPHSAALTLPPLATIVLRAD encoded by the coding sequence ATGAGTGAGCATGATCCGGCCGCAGGCCTTCAACCCGTCGATATCGACGCGCTCGTCGAAGCGCGCCACCCCGATCCGTTTTCGCAGCTGGGGCTGCATCAGACAGACGCGGGTCCGATCGTGCGCGCGCTGCTGCCGAATGCCGCGCACGTCACCGTGATTTCGCGCGCCGATGGCGCGACGCTCGGCGAGCTCGAGCAATTGCGGCCTGGCCTGTTCGCGGGCCGCATCACGTCGGCGATGCCATATCGCTTGCGCATCGACTGGCATGGCGTCGTGCAGGAAGTGGAGGATACCTATTCGTTCGGTCCGGTGCTCGGCGACGAGCCGCTCCAACGTCTCGCACACGGCGATCCGTACGCGGTGCTCGAATGTCTGGGCGCGCGGCCAGTCGACATCGACGGCGTGCCGGGCGTGCGTTTTGCCGTGTGGGCGCCGAATGCGCGGCGCGTGTCGGTGGTCGGCGACTTCAACGCGTGGGACGGCCGCCGTCATCCGATGCGGCTGCGTCATCAGGCGGGTGTGTGGGAACTGTTCGTGCCGCGCGTCGGCGCCGGCACGCGCTACAAGTACGAGCTGCTGTCGCGCGACGGCCATCCGCTGCCTTTGAAAGCCGATCCGTGCGCGATGCAGACGGAAAAGCCGCCGGGCACCGCGTCGATCGTCGCGCACGTCGACGAGATCGAGCAGTTTCCGTGGACCGATCACGAGTGGATCCAGTCGCGCGCCGGCAAGCAGACCGCGCGCACGCCGATCGCGATCTATGAAGTGCACGCGGAGTCGTGGCTGCGCATCGCCGAGGAAGGCCAGCGCGGTCTCGTCTGGGAAGAGCTCGCCGAGCGGCTGATTCCCTACGCGAAGAGCATGGGCTTCACGCACATCGAATTTCTGCCGATCGCCGAGCATCCGTTCGGCGGCTCGTGGGGCTACCAGCCGCTCGGACAGTTTGCGCCGTCCGCGCGCTTCGGCAAGCCCGAGCAGTTCGCGCGTTTCGTCGATCGCGCGCACGAAGCGGGGCTCGGCGTGATTCTCGACTGGGTGCCCGCGCATTTCCCGAACGACGCCCATGGCCTGATCGATTTCGACGGCACGCCGCTCTACGAACATGCCGACCCGCGCGAGGGCTATCACCAGGACTGGAACACGATGATCTACAACCTCGGCCGCAACGAGGTCAGCGCGTTCCTGATCGCGTCGGGGCTCGCGTGGCTGCAGCGCTATCACGTCGACGGCCTGCGCGTGGATGCGGTCGCGTCGATGCTGTATCGCGACTACTCGCGCGCGGCCGGCGAGTGGGTGCCGAACATCTATGGCGGCCGCGAGAATCTCGAATCGATCGCGTTCCTGAAGCGCTTGAATCATGAAGTCCGCTATGTGCCGGGCGCACCCGGCGCGATCACGGTCGCCGAGGAATCGACCGCATGGCCAGGCGTGACCGCACGCGTCGCGGATGGCGGTCTCGGCTTCGACTTCAAGTGGAACATGGGCTGGATGCACGACACGCTGCACTACATGCACGAAGACCCGGTGTATCGCCAGTATCACCACCACAACATGACGTTCGGCATGGTGTACGCGTATTCCGAGCGTTTCGTGCTGCCGCTTTCGCACGACGAGGTGGTGCACGGCAAGGGTTCGCTGCTCGGCAAGATGCCCGGCGACCGCTGGCAGCGTTTCGCGAATCTGCGCGCGTACTTCGGTTTCATGTGGACGCACCCGGGCAAGAAGCTGATGTTCATGGGCGGCGAATTCGGCCAGATGGCGGAGTTCGACCATGACGGCTCGCCGCATTGGCATCTTCTCGACGATCCGGCCCACCACGGCGTGCAGTTGCTGGTGCGCGACCTGAACCATCTGTATCGCAACGAGCCCGGTCTTCATCTGCTCGACAGCGAACCGGGCGGCTTCGAATGGTTGATCGGCGACGACAGCGCCAACAGCGTGTTCGCCTATCGGCGCACCGACGGCGCGGGCCAGGAGTTCGTCGTGGTGTGCAACATGACGCCGGTGCCGCGACTCGGCTATCGGCTCGGCATGCCGCGCGGCGGGCGCTGGGTGGAAGTGCTCAATACCGATGCGGGCGTGTACGGCGGCTCGAACATCGGCAACGGCGGGCTGATCCATTCCGACCAGCTATCGAGCCACGGCAGGCCGCATTCCGCCGCGCTGACTTTGCCGCCACTCGCAACGATCGTATTGCGCGCGGACTAA